The genomic stretch CTTCGGGTTCAAGGGCATGGTCGTCGACGAGGCGCACTTCATCAAGAACAAGGACTCGCAGCGGTCGAAGTTCGTGCTGCAGCTCGCCGAGAAGATCCGCGAGCGCACCGCGAACCCGCTGCTCATGGCACTGACCGGTACGCCGCTCATCAACTCGGTCGAGGACTTCCGCACGATCTGGGAGTTCCTCGGCTGGATCGACGACAAGAAGCCCCGCGCGCAGCTCATGAACGAGCTCGAGGAGATCGGGCTGACCCCGGCCGACCAGGGCTTCTTCAGCGAGGCGCGGAAGGCCGTGATCGACCTCGGCATCGTCCGACGCCGCAAGGTCGACGTGGCCGCGGACATCCCGGCACGTCGGATCGCCGACATCCCGGTCGAGCTCGACGGCGACGAGGGCCGCTCCATCCGCGACGCCGAGCGCGAGCTCACCGCGAAGCTCGTCAAGCGCTACCACCAGGCGCTCGCCGCCCGCACCGGCCAGGCGCCGGTCGAGGGCATCGACGAGAAGCTCGTCCGCCAGGTCGCCCGCTGGGAGCTCGAGGACCAGGACGCCTCGTCCACCGGCGAGAACGTGTTCTCGATGGTGCGTCGCATCGGCCGTGCCAAGGCGCAGCTCGCGGCGGACTACGCGGCGCAGCTCGCCTCGAACGTCGGCAAGGTCGTGTTCTTCGCGAAGCACCTCGACGTGATGGACCAGGCGGAAGAGGTCTTCGCCCGCCGGCACCTGCGCACCGCGACGATCCGTGGCGACCAGACCCCGGCGCAGCGCACGGCCGAGATCGACTCGTTCGTGAACGACCCGGACGTCGCCGTCATCGTCTGCTCGCTGACCGCGGCCGGCGTCGGCCTGAACCTGCAGGTCGCCTCCAACGTCGTCCTCGCCGAACTGTCGTGGACGAGCGCCGAGCAGACGCAGGCGATCGACCGCGTGCACCGCATCGGTCAGGAGGAGCCCGTCACCGCGTGGCGCATCATCGCCGCGCAGACGATCGACACCAAGATCGCGGAGCTCATCGACTCGAAGGCCGGGCTGGCCGCACGCGCGCTCGACGGCTCGGACGAAGAGGTCGTCGACTCCGGCGACATCCAGCTCGACGCGATGGCGGCGCTGCTGCTCGACGCGCTGTCGCGGTAGCGCGCGGCGCGGCGCGGGCGCGTGCGCTGGCGCTGGCGCTGGCGCGGGCGCCCGGCTGGCGCCGTTCGGCTGCGCACAACAGGAACCCGCTCGAACCATGGGAGACCGTGGTTCGAGCGGGTTCCTGTTGTGCGGGTCCGGCTGGCGCCGGGGCCGCCGGGGCCGCCGGGGCCGCCGGGGTCGCGGGCGCCGCGGCGCAGCGGGTCAGACGCGGGACTGCACCTCGGCCAGGGACGGGTTCGTCGCCGTGCTGCCGTCCGGGAAGACCAGCGTCGGCACGGTCTGGTTGCCGCCGTTGACCTCGGCGACGAGTTCGGCCGTCCCGGGGGTGGTCTCGATGTCGACCTCGCGGAAGGGCACGCCCGCCTTGGTCATCTGGTTCTTCAGCCGGGCGCAGTAGCCGCACCAGGTGGTCGTGAACATGGTGACGCCGCCGGCCTCGGGCACGAACGCGTCACGGGTGATCGTCTCGCTCATGTGCTCACGGTAACCCCGGATCCCGGGAGGCGCTTGACCGCCTAGTCCTACATAGGTAGGTTGATGACATGGAACCGTTGGTCCGCGTCACCGCACCCACGCTCGACGTCCTCGCCGCCCTCCTCGCCGCCGAGGGGCCGGCCTGGGGACTGCGGCTCATCAAGGAGCTCGGTCGCCCGTCCGGCACCGTCTACCCGATCCTCGAACGACTCGAGCGGCAGGGGTGGATCACCTCGGACTGGGACGACGACGCCGATCGGCCCGGCCCGCGTCGCCGCCTCTACGAGTTCACCGCCGACGGGCAGCGGGCCGCGACCGACCTGGTCGCCGCCCGACGCGCGGCCGAGGCCAACGCCTCCCGTCCCGCCACCCGTCCGAGCACCCGGCCGGTGACCTCGTGAGCGCCCTCAGCCGTGTCCTCGTCGACACCGCGGTCGCCGTCTCGCCGGCCGAACACCGGACGGTCCGCCGCGAGCAGTGGCACGCCGACCTCCGCGACGCGGCCGAGCTGGGGCTCTCGCCGACCGCCCTGGCCTTCGGCGCCCTGACCACCGCACTGTTCCACCGCCGAGGGGCTCGGCGCACCACCTGGGGAGACACCATGACCACCACACCGTTCGCCGCACCCGCGGCACCGCACACCATCCGGACCGTCCCGCTGCTGGTCACGGTGGCCGTCCTGTCCGTCCTGATGGCGGGACCGTGGCTGATCCTGCAGCCCAACTCCGGGTACGAGAGCGCCGTCGACCGCATGATCGGCGTCGGCGGTGTCTGGCTGCTGCTCGACCTGGTGCCCGGTGCTGCGATCAGCGCGGCGATCCTGCTCCTGCCCGACGCCGCTGCCCGCCGTCGGCGCCTCGGTGCGGTCCTCGTCGCCGCCGCAGCCGTCGGGGCGGTCGTCGCGCCGTTCGTCGGACCGCCGTCCGGGTGGCCGGTGAGCATCCTGCCGACGGTCGTGCCGCTCCTCGTGGCACTCGCCGGCTGGCTCGTCGCCATCGACGCTCCGGGCCGTGCCTGGCTGCTCGTGCTGCTCCCGCTCGGAGCGGCCGCCGTGGACGCGGCCGGGGTGCTCTGGCCGCTCGTCCCCGCCCGACTCGTCCCGTGCCTCCTGGCCCTGCCGGCGCTCTCCGTCGTCGTCGCCGGACTGCTCGCCTGGACGACCTCGCCCCTCCGCCGGCGCACCCGTGGCGAGGACCACGCCCCCACCCTGGTAGACAAGACCGTGTGAGCGACACGCACCTCGAGATCGAGCGCACCTACGACCTGTCCGCCGACGCCGCACTGCCCGACCTGGTCGGCGTCGGTGGCATCATGCAGACCGACACCCAGGAGCCGTTCGAGCTCGACGCCACCTACTGGGACACCCAGCGGTACGACCTGGTCGCCGCCCACGTCACCGTCCGTCGGCGCACCGGCGGACACGACGCCGGCTGGCACATCAAGCGCGCCGAGTCCGACACCGTCCGCCACGAAGAGCACTTCCCGCTCACCGAGGACCCGGACACCGTGCCCGTCGAGGTCCTCGCCGCACTCTTCACCGAACGGCGTGGCCGCGGACTGCGCCCCGTCGTCCGGATCACCACCACCCGCACCGTCACCCGCCTGCTCGACGAGGACGGTGACCAGGTCGGCGAACTCGCCGACGACCAGGTCGTCGCCGAACGCCTCGACGACGACGCGCCGGACCACCCGACCACGTGGCGGGAGGTCGAGGTCGAAGCCGTCGAGGGCGTCGACCCGCAGATCGCGCACGAGCTCTTCGCCGCCCTGGACGGTCGGTTCGCCGCCGTCGGCGCCGGCCCCGCCGCAGTCGCGTCCAAGCTGGCACGTGGGCTGGCGGGGGCACCGGCACCGCGCCTCCAGACCGAGGAGAAGCCGCACAAGGGCACCGCGGCCCGCGCACTCACCAAGCGGTTGCGGAAACTGCGGGGCACGCTGCTCCGCCTGGAGGCCGGACTCCGGTCCGGCGCTCCGACCGACCTGTCCGAGGTGGCTGAGACCGCCCTCGGCATCGCCGCGGTCCTCGGCTCGTACCGGCCGGCGTTCGCCGACGGCGACGAGATGGACCGCGCCGCCGCTGCGGCCGATGCGCTCGCGGCCGTCACGGCACGAGCCGCCCTGGCGGAGTACCTCGTCGACCGGTTGCCGCGAGCCTCCAGCCCGGCGCAGGAAGCACTCATCGACTCGATCACCCGCGAGCGGATCCTGGCCTCCACGCGCCAGCGCCGCGACGACGCCACCCGCGAGGTCCTGCTGTCCCTGCACGAGGAGTCGTTCCTCGAACTGCTCGACGCCCTCGACGACGCCGTCGAACGCCCCCAGCCGACCGAGTGGGCACTCCGCGACCCGAAGCGCGTCGCCCAGGACGTCTCGGCGATCGAGAAGCCGCGCGTCCGCGACCTCGTCCGTGCAGCGGTCGGAGACGACCCCGCCGATGAGGCCGGTGACCGCGAGGCCACCCAGCGCGCCTGGCACGCCACGCTCCGGGCCCGGATGGCGATGGACGTCCTCGGCGACGACGCGTTCCCGCACGCGCTCTGGAAGCGGATCGGCACCGCGGCCGACGTGCTGACCGAGCGGGTCCGGTCGCTCCACGCGCTCGAGCAGCTCCGCGTGCAGGCCGGCATCGCCGAGCGCGCGGGTGAGGGCACGTTCGGGTACGGCGTCCTGGCCGGCGACCGGGTCCGCGTGGCCGAGGAGTCCTACGACGAGGCGGTGCACGCGCTCAACCGCGTGTGACGCACGGTCCGTCCGCACACGACGACGGCGCGCACCTGAGCAGGGTGCGCGCCGTCGTCGTGTGCCCGGGCCGCAGGGCTACGGGGCTGCGGTGCCGTGGGGCTGCGGTGCCGTGGGGCTGCGGTGCCGTGGGGCTGCCGGTCAGCCCGCCGCGATCGGGTCCGCGCTCGCCGCCGCGGGGGAGACGTCGGCCAGGCCGAGCACGTCGAGCAGCCAGGCCAGCTCAGACGCACGCTCCTTCCACGAGTCGTACCGACCGCTGACGCCACCGTGTCCGGCGGACATCTCGGTCTTCAGGAGCACCGGCGCACCGACCTCCCGCAGCTTCGCGGTCCACTTCGCCGGCTCGACGTACAGCACGCGGGTGTCGTTGATCGAGGTCACGGCGAGGATGCGCGGGTACTGCACGTCGTCGCGGACGTTCTCGTACGGGGTGTACTCGCTCATGTACCGGTAGACCTCGGGGTCGTGCAGCGGGTCGCCCCACTCGTCCCACTCGATGACGGTCAGCGGCAGGTCCGGGTCGAGGATGCTCGTCAGTGCGTCGACGAACGGCACCGCGGCCAGGATGCCCGCGAAGCGCTCGGGCGCCAGGTTCGCGACGGCGCCCATCAACAGACCGCCGGCGCTGCCGCCCTCGGCCACGAGACGCTCGGGTGTCGTCCGGCCGCTGTCGATGAGGTGCTCGGCGACGGCGACGAAGTCGGTGAACGTGTTCTTCTTCGTCAGGGTCTTGCCGTCCTCGTACCAGTGACGGCCCAGTTCGCCACCACCGCGGACGTGGGCGACGGCGAAGACGACACCGCGGTCGAGCATCGACAGACGCATCACGCTGAAGCCCGGGTCGATCGAGTGCTCGTACGAGCCGTACCCGTACAGGTGCAGCGGGGCCGGGGCGTCCGCGTCGACGGCGTCACGGCGCCACACGAGGGAGATCGGGATCCGTGTGCCGTCGGACGCCGTCGCCCAGTCGCGCTCCTGCACGTAGTCGGCCGGGTCGTAGCCGCCCAGTACCGGCTGCCGCTTGAGCACCGTGACCGCACCGGTCGCCAGGTCCAGGTCGCTCACCTCGGACGGGGTCACGAAGGACGTGTAGCCCAGCCGGAGCGTCGGCTGGTCCCACTCGGGGTTGCCGCCGAGCCCGGCCGAGAACAGTGCCTCGTCGAAGGGGACCTCGTGGGCGTCGCCGTAGCCGTCGCCCACGATCGGGATGATCGCGATCCGGGGGAGTGCCTCGGACCGGTACTCGAGCGCCAGGTGCCCGGCGAAGGCGTCCACCGACTCGATGCGTCGTTCGGGGTGGTGCGGGACGACGACACGGCGGTCGGACTCGGACGTCGGGTCGTCGGCGGGGACGTCCACCAGCTCGAAGTTCTCGGCGCCGTCGTTGTGCAGGACGAGCAGCCGGTCGCTGCCGCCGACGATGGCGTGTTCGATCTCGTACTCGACGCCGTCGCGACGGGGCCACACGACGCGGAACTCACCGGTCGGGTCGGACGCGTCGAGGACGAGCGCCTCGGAGGTGATCTTCGACCCGAGCGCGATGACGATGTACTGCGACGAGCGGGTCACACCCACGCCGACCCAGTAGCGGTCGTCGGGCTCCTCGAACACCACGACGTCGGCGTCCGCCGAGGTGCCGACGGTGTGGCGCCAGATGCGGTCCGGACGCCAGGAGTCGTCGACGGTCGGGTAGAACACGTAGCGGCCCGAGGGGTCGAACGTGGCGCCGGCCCCGGTGTTCGGGATCGTGTCGCCGAGGTCCTGCCCGGTCTCGAGGTCACGGACGGCCAGGGTGTAGCGCTCGTCGCCCTCGACGTCGACGCCGTAGACCAGCCGACGACCGTCGTCGCTGATGTCGTAGGTGCCGAGCGAGAAGAAGTCGTACCCCTCGGCCAGGGCGTTGCCGTCCAGGACGACCTCTTCGCCGGGCAGGGTGCCGGCGCTCGCCGATCCCGGAGCCCCCGCCCCGGCGGTGTCCGATCCCGCAGTGTCCGCCTCGAGCGACGGCGGGGTCCAGTCGTCCGGCCCGCTGATCGGGGCGCGGCACTGCACGCCGTACTGGCTGCCCTCGCTGGTCCGGGTGAAGTACCACCACTGGCCCATGCGCACGGGGACCGAGAGGTCGGTCTCCTGCACGCGGGTCTTGACCTCGTCGAAGAGCCGCTCACGGAGGGCGCCGAGGTGCTCGGTCTGCGTCTCGGTGTACCGGTTCTCGGCTTCGAGGTACGCGATGGTGTCCGGGGACTCCTTGTCGCGCAGCCACTCGTAGTCGTCGACGAAGTCGATGCCGTGGTGGGTCCGCGTACGAGGCCGCTTGGCGGCGGTCGGCGGGGTGGTCACGTCGTGCTCGCTGGTCACCGGCCCACCCTATGCGCTCAGGATGGAGGCCCGACCCGGCTCCGGGGCAGCGGCTGCCGGTCCGGCCTGCCCCGGTACGGCCCGCCCCGGTGTCGGCACTGCCGCCGCCCGGATGCGCTCAGCCAGCGCATCGAGCTCCGCCAGCACGTCCGACGCCACCCACGCCCGGTCGTGTCGTCGCTCGGTCACCGGGCGCAGCACACCCGCGTCGACCAGCTCGTCGATCACGGCGTCCGTCCACGGCAGGTCCGGCGGCAGCGCAGCGGTGATCGCCGCTTCGGTCAGCACCGGGTCGGCGAGCAGGACGCGCAGCACCGTCGAGTCGTGTGCCACCCGATCCCCGAGACCCGCCGGGTGCACCGCGGCACGGTCCTGCTCGAGCTCGTCCAGCCGGAGGGCCGCGTACTCAACCTCGTCGCACACGGTGCCGATCGCCGCGGCGACCAGGCGCACCACGCCGTCGACGTGCCCGTCCCGGTAGCGGACGAGTTCGGCGAAGTACCCCGCCCGGTCCGCCACGAGCGCCGCCGCGACCGGGACCACGAGCGAGGAGGTCAGTCCGCGCCGGCGGAGCACCGCGTTGACCAACGCCCGGCCGACCCGCCCGTTGCCGTCGGTGAACGGGTGCACCGACTCGAACTGGGCGTGGGCGATCGCCGCCTGCACGACCGGGTCGAGGTCGTCTCGCTCCAGGAACGCGAACAGGTCGTCCATGGCGTCGGGGACGTCGTCGGCCGGTGGCGGGACGTACGCGGCGTCCCGCGGTGACGCGCCGCCACCGATCCAGTTCTGCACCTGCCGCCAGCGCCCGGCCACCGGACCGTCGACCGGGTCGTCCCGCATGAGCACCGCGTGCGCGTCGAGCACCGAGCGCTCGGTGATGCCGACCTGCCCGGCGTCGTCGATCATCGCCCGCAGGGCCGCGGTCGCGCCGACCATCGCGGTGGCGCTGCCGTTCGCGCGGATGCCGACCAGGGCGCGGGCGTAGTCGTCGAGCGTCGCGTGCTCGTCCTCGATCCGGGAGGACGAGACGGCCTCGGTCCGGGCGAGCAGCAGGTCGAACGTCGCGGTGCGGTCGCCCAGACGTCGGTCGAGGTCGGCGAGCCGCTCGGCGACCCGCGACACCAGATCGGCGGTGCCCGATGACGGGGTCCAGGTGCGGTCCGCGATCCGCGGCGGCAGGGAGCAGCGGACCGAGTGGACCATCCGGTCGGCTCGTGGCGGCCGCCCGCTGCTCCGCCACGGTCGGGTCGTCGTCCGGTGCGCAGGCCAGCCGGGCCGGGTGTCGTCAAGGTGCATCGTGCCTCCGCTCGTCGGGTCCGACAGAAGGTACCGACCACCGAGCGGGCAGCACCAAGAACCTGTATTCCGTACACGAACTCCGTGGCGTCCGGCGACGGCATCGGTACCGTTGTGGGATGACTGACAACTCGTTCGTGATCACCGGTGCCCACGTCGTCCCCGTCGACGGCGACGCGTTCGACGGCGGCGCGGTCGTCGTGCAGGACGGCCGCATCACGGCGGTCGGACCCGACGTCGTGGCACCCGACGGCCTGCCCGTGGTCGACGCTGCCGGTGCCTGGCTCCTGCCCGGCTTCGTCGAGGCGCACGGCCACGTCGGCATCCACGAAGAGGCGAACGGTTCGGCGGGCAACGACACGAACGAGATGACCGGCCCGAACATGGCTGCCGTCCGGGCGATCGACGCGGTCGACATCGACGACGAGGGCTTCCGCGATGCCCTGTCCGGTGGCATCACGAGCATCGTCGTGAAGCCCGGCTCCGGCAACCCGATCGGTGGCCAGACCGTCGCGATCAAGACCTGGGGTGGCCGCACCATCGACGAGCAGCTCATCTCGGACGCCGTGAGCATCAAGAGCGCCCTCGGCGAGAACCCGAAGCGCGTCTACGGCGAGAAGGGGCAGACGCCCTCCACCCGCCTCGGCGTCGCCAAGGTGATCCGTGAAGCGTTCGTCGCCGCGCAGGACTACCGCGCGGCCCGCGACGCCGCCCACGCGAAGGACGAACCGTTCACCCGCGACCTCACGAAGGAGGCACTGGTCCGCGTCCTCGACGGCGAGCTCGCCTGGGACCAGCACACCCATCGGCACGACGACATCGCCACCGCGGTCCGTCTCGCAGAAGAGTTCGGCTACCGCCTGGTCGTCAACCACGGCACCGAAGCACACAAGATCGCGGGCCTGCTCGCCGAGAAGGGCATCCCGGTGATCTACGGGCCGCTGTTCACCAGTCGCTCCAAGGTCGAGCTGCGCGATCGCGGCATCCCGAACCTCACGACCATCGCTGCGGCCGGCGTCCGGGTCGCGATCACCACCGACGCACCCGTCGTCCCGATCAACATGCTCGTCACCCAGGCGACGATGGCGGTCCGGGACGGCCTGCCCCGACAGACCGCGCTCGAGGCGATCACCTCCGCACCGGCCGACATCCTCGGCTTCGGTGACCGGGTCGGCCGCATCGCCGAGGGACTCGACGCCGACCTCGTCCTCTGGGACGGCGACCCGCTCGACGCCACCAGCCGCGCGCAGCGGGTGTGGATCGAGGGCAAGCAGGTCTACGCGTACGTCGACGGGCAGGGTGTGACGACCCCGCGCTGGTGACGACGCGGATCGACACGTGACCAGGCGTCGGGCGGGAGGCGCGGCGCAGGCCCGCACCGCGCCTCCCGTCCGACCCTGGGCTCGACCAGGCCAGGCCGGTGCGGGCGGGGCCGGTGCGGGCCGGCCCGGGCCCGTTCAGTCCTGGCGCGACAGCAGGAAGTCGTTGATCCGCTCGGTCATGCCGAGGTCCATCTCCTGCGGCACGCCGTTGACGGTGTGGATCGGCGCCGCCTGCCGGATGCTCGACACCAGCCACAGCGCGTCCGCGGCCCGCAGGTCGTCCAGGGTGACGAGTTCGTAGGCGGTCTCGATGCCCTCCTGCTCGGCGAAGCGGAAGACGTCGGCCTGCGTGGTGCCGTCGAGGATGCCGATGTCGGTGCGCGGGGTGACGAAGCGACCGCCGACGGACATGATGAGGTTGGCGCGGGTGCCCTCGAGGACGTAGCCGTCGGTCGAGATGAAGAGCGCGTCGTCGGCACCGCGTCGGACGGCCTCGCGGAGCGCCGCCATGTTGATCGCGTACGACAGCGTCTTCGCCCCCTGCAGCAGCCACGGCGAGGTCCGTTCGACGTCGTGCCGGTAGCCGCGGTCCAGCGTGACGACCCCGATGCCCTCGGTGCGGTCGCGGGTCTGGTCGGCGGACGGTGCGGCGTAGACCCAGCCGGTGGGACGGCCGAGGCCCTCGACGCCGCGGGTCAGGACGGTCTTGGCGGAGGCCTCGCGCACCGGGTCGAGCCGCGCGCAGGCGGCCTCGATCGCCTGACGCCAGGCGTCCAGGTCCGGCTCGGGCAGGTCGAGCTTCGCGGCGGACCGGCCGAAGCGGGCGAGGTGAGCCTCGAGGGCCTGTGGACGGCCGTCGATGACCGTGATCGTCTCGAACACGCCGTCGCCCCGGGTGAGGCCGAGGTCCATCACCTGGATGTGCTCCTCGAGCGGCTTCGCCCAGGTGAACGCGTCGGCCTCCGGGTCGTGCGGCGCTGCGGCGCGGGAGGGCTGGTTGAGGACGGCGAGGACGGTGTCGGTCATGCCCCCATCCAACCCCAGACCGGTGTCAGCGAGCACCGGTGTCAGCGAGCACAGGTGTCAGCGAGCGCGGTTCTCAGCGCGCACCGGGCAGCGCGTCCATCAGCTTCCAGACGGCCTCGGTGAGTTCCGGGTGCTGGAGCGCGATGCGCCGGAGGCGGTGGTACTCCTCGCCGTGCTCAGTGCGCTGCCCCGATGCCGGGTGCGACGACCACTGTGCGCTGCGCTGACCGATGCGGACGTCGACCTCCATCGCCTCGGCACGGAGGATCAGGACGACCTGCTCGTCGACGCTCGGCAGCGTGTGCATGAAGTCCCAGGGATCGTCGCCCTGCCGACACCGGTGTTCGACGATGACCGAGATCTCCTCGGCGGCTTCCGCGCGCAGCACCTCGAGGCTGCGCCCCGTCCTGCGAGACTCAGCCATGACGCCCCCACAGCACGCCTGCCATGCAACGAGCGTACGTCATCGGATCGGCCACACTGGACCACATGACGGAGCGCGACGAGAGCAAGACCCAGCACCCGGCCGTCGTCGTCGTGTACCTCCTGCGGAACGGTCCGGACGGGCCGGAGGTGCTGCTCGGCGAGAAGCGACGCGGTCTCGGCACCGGTCGTGTGGTCGGCCCCGGCGGCAAGCGTGAGGGCAGCGAGACGGCGGTCGAGACCGCCGTGCGCGAGGTGGCGGAGGAGGTCGGCCTCCGTGTCGACCCGGCCGACCTGGAGGCCCGTGGCACGTTGGACTACCGGTTCCCGTTCCGCCCGTCCTGGTCCCAGGTCTCGGACGTCTTCGTGTGCCGCCGCTGGCAGGGCGACCCGTCGGGCGGCGACGAGCTGGAGCCGCGCTGGGTGCCGGTCCGGGACGTCCCCTACGACGCGATGTGGGACGACGCGCGCTACTGGTTGCCCGCGGTCCTCGACGGGGGCCAGGTGGACGCCCGGGTGGTGTTCGCGGAGGACAACGCGTCGGTCGCCGGGTTCACCGGGACGGGGATCGGCGAGCCCGTCTGAGCCGCCGCGCCACATCTGCCGGACCTGCCGCGTCAGCGTCGGCGTTGCCGGGCCGCGGAACGCCCGTCAGCGTGCCCGTCAGCGTGCGCGCTGGGTGGGGGTGGTACCGGTGCGGGCGGCTTCGGCCTCGGCCATGACGTCGGCGTCCCCGCTCTGCCCACCGAGCGGGCGGACGAAGAAGTCGACGACGCCGAACGCGATCGCGGCGATGAGGGCGAACATCGCCCAGCCGTCCCAGAGCCCGGCGACGCTGCGGCCACCACTCGGCGCGAGCACGATGCTCGTGACGTAGGACAGCGCCGCGATGACGAGGAAGACGACGACGATCGTCATGAGCAGGCGGTGCCAGGCGGTTCGGGTCATGATCGGACCAGGATAGCCGTCGCCCCGGCGCTCATCGACGGGCCCTCCCCGCCGGGCACTCACCGACGTGGGTTCAGCGGCTCGTTCTCGAGTCCGTCGCGGCCGCCGGTGAAGACGTCCCCGGCGGCACGTTCGTCCTCCCAGTCGTCGTCGCGCAGGACCTGCAGCGTCCCGGTCTCGGTCGAGATGAGGCCGTTCCGCTCGAGTTCGGCGTCACGCTGGCGGCCGAGGAACTCACGGTTCGCGGTGTTCGCGTCCTGGAACATCGTGGTCCGGCCGGTGACGATCGCGCGGATCCGGCGACGCTCCCACCACTTCTTGCCGAGGAACATCAGGACGAGCCCGGCCGCGGCGTAGCAGCCCATCGTGATCAGCCCACGCTCCGGACCCGGGCCGACTCCGTAGAGCTGGTGCTTGATCATGTCGACCATGCTCGAGCCGACGACGACGTTGTTGAGCCAGGCGAACGGCTCCGGCATGAACCACTTCGGGTAGGCGCCACCGGAGGACGGCATCGACAGGAAGACGAAGCAGATCATGGCGGGAGCGGCGATGAACCGGCCGACGAAGTAGCTGAGCCCGTTCACCGCCAGGCCGATCGCGACGATCCACCCCCACGCGATGAGGACGAGCGGGACGAAGTGGCCGTGGATGGCACCGACGACCGGGCCGGCGAGGGTGTTCGTGATGAGCGAGATGACCAGACCGCCGGTGACGATGACCGCCATGCGGGTGCGGTGGCGGAGCGGGCCGCCCATGATGCCGATGAACATCGCGACCATGTAGCCGCCGATGCACCACGCGAGCATCACGTACATCCCGACCGTGCCGTACTCGTCGTACGCCGGCAGGGGAGCGAGCTCGGTCACCCGGGGAGCGGTCAGCCCGGCACCGGTCAGCACGGCGCTCAGGGTCGCCGGCACCAGGTTCGCGACCTGGAACTGGTGCGCGCTGGCCTTGAACAGCTCGTTCGCCGACGGGTCGTACGCCACGGCGATCGTCCCGGCGAGGACATCGCGCTTCGCGCTGGCGAGGGAGTCGTAGGAGGAGAACAGGTACTCGCCCGGGAGCGCCTTCTGCACGGCCCCGACGAGGGTCTGGTCGCTGCCGACGATGCCGATCGGCACGTCGTGCGGGTGCGGGGCGTGGAACGCGAAGACGTAGCAGAGGCAGAAACCGACGATGAAGAACAGCGGCATCCACAGCTGGAGCCCGATGAGCTGCAGCGACGGGTGCAGGGTGGCGTACCAACGGCGGTAGCGGCCGATGTGTTGCTTCGGCGGCGGCGTGGGGCGTGCCTCCCGGCCGGGGCG from Curtobacterium sp. MCLR17_032 encodes the following:
- a CDS encoding amidohydrolase, with protein sequence MTDNSFVITGAHVVPVDGDAFDGGAVVVQDGRITAVGPDVVAPDGLPVVDAAGAWLLPGFVEAHGHVGIHEEANGSAGNDTNEMTGPNMAAVRAIDAVDIDDEGFRDALSGGITSIVVKPGSGNPIGGQTVAIKTWGGRTIDEQLISDAVSIKSALGENPKRVYGEKGQTPSTRLGVAKVIREAFVAAQDYRAARDAAHAKDEPFTRDLTKEALVRVLDGELAWDQHTHRHDDIATAVRLAEEFGYRLVVNHGTEAHKIAGLLAEKGIPVIYGPLFTSRSKVELRDRGIPNLTTIAAAGVRVAITTDAPVVPINMLVTQATMAVRDGLPRQTALEAITSAPADILGFGDRVGRIAEGLDADLVLWDGDPLDATSRAQRVWIEGKQVYAYVDGQGVTTPRW
- a CDS encoding aminodeoxychorismate lyase; this translates as MTDTVLAVLNQPSRAAAPHDPEADAFTWAKPLEEHIQVMDLGLTRGDGVFETITVIDGRPQALEAHLARFGRSAAKLDLPEPDLDAWRQAIEAACARLDPVREASAKTVLTRGVEGLGRPTGWVYAAPSADQTRDRTEGIGVVTLDRGYRHDVERTSPWLLQGAKTLSYAINMAALREAVRRGADDALFISTDGYVLEGTRANLIMSVGGRFVTPRTDIGILDGTTQADVFRFAEQEGIETAYELVTLDDLRAADALWLVSSIRQAAPIHTVNGVPQEMDLGMTERINDFLLSRQD
- a CDS encoding tryptophan synthase subunit alpha, which translates into the protein MAESRRTGRSLEVLRAEAAEEISVIVEHRCRQGDDPWDFMHTLPSVDEQVVLILRAEAMEVDVRIGQRSAQWSSHPASGQRTEHGEEYHRLRRIALQHPELTEAVWKLMDALPGAR
- a CDS encoding NUDIX domain-containing protein, with product MTERDESKTQHPAVVVVYLLRNGPDGPEVLLGEKRRGLGTGRVVGPGGKREGSETAVETAVREVAEEVGLRVDPADLEARGTLDYRFPFRPSWSQVSDVFVCRRWQGDPSGGDELEPRWVPVRDVPYDAMWDDARYWLPAVLDGGQVDARVVFAEDNASVAGFTGTGIGEPV
- a CDS encoding ABC transporter permease, yielding MSTPRNEARRNNDLPTRSAGDTARVADDRSRPAHRPGREARPTPPPKQHIGRYRRWYATLHPSLQLIGLQLWMPLFFIVGFCLCYVFAFHAPHPHDVPIGIVGSDQTLVGAVQKALPGEYLFSSYDSLASAKRDVLAGTIAVAYDPSANELFKASAHQFQVANLVPATLSAVLTGAGLTAPRVTELAPLPAYDEYGTVGMYVMLAWCIGGYMVAMFIGIMGGPLRHRTRMAVIVTGGLVISLITNTLAGPVVGAIHGHFVPLVLIAWGWIVAIGLAVNGLSYFVGRFIAAPAMICFVFLSMPSSGGAYPKWFMPEPFAWLNNVVVGSSMVDMIKHQLYGVGPGPERGLITMGCYAAAGLVLMFLGKKWWERRRIRAIVTGRTTMFQDANTANREFLGRQRDAELERNGLISTETGTLQVLRDDDWEDERAAGDVFTGGRDGLENEPLNPRR